Within the Candidatus Binatia bacterium genome, the region TCGATGCCCCAATCCCAGGTCGAGAGAAAGACGGGCCCGTCGGAGCCCGCCGCGGCGGGCTTCGACGCCAACGCCGCGGCGGCGATGCCGGTGCCGATGAGGAACGAACGACGGTCGAGACCTTCCATTATAAGGGCGTTCCTTTCTCGTGAAGAGCCGCGGCATACGCGGCTTCGGTCGCTTCGGACGGCGCGATGCCGAGATCGTCGGCGAGCAGCTTCTTGCAGCGCGTGAATGCGCGCGCCGCAGCGCCGCGATTGCCGTCGGAGGCATGCAGCGCGATGAGCTTCCGGTAGAACCATTCGTTGTACGGATCTATGTCGAGGGCTTCCTCGGCGAATTTGATCGCTAGCGCGCGCTTCTCACCGCCGGCATAGACGTCGACGAGGCAGTCGAGCGCGCGTACGAGCAATACCGCGAGTTCGCGGCGCTTGCGCTCGAGCCACGCGTTCTCTTCGCCCGCGAGGAGCGGACGCCGGCAGATCATATACGTCGTCAGCGCGTCGCCGTAGCCGTCCATCGGTGCGCCGCGGTTCTTCGCCGCTTCGGCTAGCTCGAGGTGGATCTCGGCGGCCTCGACGTCGATCCAGGCGTCGGGCGGCAGTTGGAGGCGATAGGCCCCGAACGTTTGATCGATCGCCCCGTCGCGCGGGAGCCCGGCCTTCGCAAAGAGCGCCCGCAGTTTGCTGACGATCGCCGAGAGTCCGGCGGCCCAGGCCTCGGGAAGCTCCTCGCCCCAGAGCCAGTCGGCCAACTCGTCACGCGCGACCGGCCGGCGCCGTTCGCAGGCGAGCATCGCAAAGACGAGCCGCCCCTGGTTGCCCGGAAAGGAGCGCTCGCCCATCACGAGGGTCCCGTTCTCGATTCCTACGGAGCCGGTCACGTAGAGCCGGAGCGCCATGGCGCCATGGCTTTTGCCAAGCATGCGCCAAGTCCTTACCAAAGCGCCTTGGCTACCATTGACTGGAGGATACGAGATGCGAAAGACCATTACGTGCGAGTGCGGGTTCGTGATCGAGGGTGCGACCGACGATGAGTTGGTCCGCCGCGGCCAGGAGCACGCGTCGCAACACCACGGCCTGCAACTATCCCGCGAGCAACTGCTCGCGATGGCGACGCCGGCCGATTGAGCAAAGGAGCGAAATGACCGCAGCGCAACCCACCTTCGATGCAGACCTCTATAAGGAAACGACGCGCAAGCAGTGGCAGAGCGCCGCCGAGGCGTGGAATCGCTGGGGGAGCCTGCTCGAGGCGTGGCTCGGCGAAGCGACCGCCGTCATGTGCGACCTCGCGCAACTCGAGCCCGGGGATCGCGTCGTCGATCTCGCAGCCGGCGCCGGTGGGCAGAGTCTCGCGGCTGCTCGTCGCGTCGGTCCGTCCGGGAGCGTGGTGGCGACCGACATCTCCTCGAACATCCTCGCGTTCGTGCTGCGCAACGCGGAGCACGAAGGCCTGCGCAACGTTCGTACCGTCGTTGCCGATGGGGAGGATCTGCCGTTCGAGGCAGGCTCGTTCGATGCGGCCATTACGCGACTCGGGCTCATCTACTTTCCGAACCGGCAGGCTGCGCTGTGCGAGACCGCGCGAGTGCTCGTTCCCGGTGGACGGTTGAGCGCCGTCGTCTATACGACCGCCGACCGCAACGCCTTCTTCTCGATTCCCGTCTCGGTCATTCGCGAGCGCGCAAAACTTCCGCCTCCGCTTCCCGGACAGCCCGGCCCCTTCAGCCTCGGCGCGGCAGGCGTGCTCGAAAGCGCCTATCTCGACGCGGGCTTTCGCGACGTCGAGGTGCGGACGATCCCGGCGCCGGTTCGGATGGCCTCGGCACAAGAGTGCGTGCGCTTCGAGCAAGAGTCGTTCGGCGCGCTCCACCAGATGCTCGCCGGCCTGCCGGAAAGCGAACGCGCCTCGGTCTGGGACGAGATCCACGAGCGTCTGCGCGCCTTCGAGACGGCCGACGGTTTCGTCGGACCCTGCGAGTTGCTCGTGGCCGCGGCTACCGCGTAACGTAGCGGGCCAGATCGAAGAGCTCGTCGTCGCGAAAGCCGAGCCGGACGTAGAACTCCCGCAGGTGCGGCTCGCGGTGCGGCAACTCGACCATCACGCTCGAAGCCCCGGTTTCGTGCGCGTACGCGATCACTCGCTCGACGAGCCGGCGCCCGATGCCGCGTTTGCGACTCGATTCCCGCACGTAGAGGTCGCTGAGAAACCAGATGCGCTTGCAGTGCCACGACGA harbors:
- a CDS encoding BTAD domain-containing putative transcriptional regulator: MALRLYVTGSVGIENGTLVMGERSFPGNQGRLVFAMLACERRRPVARDELADWLWGEELPEAWAAGLSAIVSKLRALFAKAGLPRDGAIDQTFGAYRLQLPPDAWIDVEAAEIHLELAEAAKNRGAPMDGYGDALTTYMICRRPLLAGEENAWLERKRRELAVLLVRALDCLVDVYAGGEKRALAIKFAEEALDIDPYNEWFYRKLIALHASDGNRGAAARAFTRCKKLLADDLGIAPSEATEAAYAAALHEKGTPL
- a CDS encoding DUF1059 domain-containing protein; the protein is MRKTITCECGFVIEGATDDELVRRGQEHASQHHGLQLSREQLLAMATPAD
- a CDS encoding methyltransferase domain-containing protein — encoded protein: MTAAQPTFDADLYKETTRKQWQSAAEAWNRWGSLLEAWLGEATAVMCDLAQLEPGDRVVDLAAGAGGQSLAAARRVGPSGSVVATDISSNILAFVLRNAEHEGLRNVRTVVADGEDLPFEAGSFDAAITRLGLIYFPNRQAALCETARVLVPGGRLSAVVYTTADRNAFFSIPVSVIRERAKLPPPLPGQPGPFSLGAAGVLESAYLDAGFRDVEVRTIPAPVRMASAQECVRFEQESFGALHQMLAGLPESERASVWDEIHERLRAFETADGFVGPCELLVAAATA
- a CDS encoding GNAT family N-acetyltransferase, coding for MLIAQASAGDAAAIAPLFDAYRQFFAGRAEFDASARFLTERLARGECIVFFASTGGEVEGFITLYPLWSSWHCKRIWFLSDLYVRESSRKRGIGRRLVERVIAYAHETGASSVMVELPHREPHLREFYVRLGFRDDELFDLARYVTR